A window of Microcoleus sp. bin38.metabat.b11b12b14.051 genomic DNA:
TGCCGGAAGTTGTAGATGTAATGCGAAGTTTTGTTGTAAAAACGCTGTCTAAATCGGATTAAAGGCTTACGATATAGTATGGCGGAAGTCTCGGGCAGGGTAAAAAAATGAAAACTTTAACCAAAGCATCGCGCGATATTGCTGTACTTACTTCCCAGGACGTGGCAGAATTGGCTGTCCGTTTGGAAGTTGACGATTATACAGATCCTTTTGAGGGATTGAATGATTGGCATTTGTTGCGATCGCTTGCCTTTCAGCGGCCGGAG
This region includes:
- a CDS encoding DUF2555 domain-containing protein encodes the protein MKTLTKASRDIAVLTSQDVAELAVRLEVDDYTDPFEGLNDWHLLRSLAFQRPEMVEPYLHLLDMEAYDEA